A region of Frederiksenia canicola DNA encodes the following proteins:
- the hslR gene encoding ribosome-associated heat shock protein Hsp15, giving the protein MKHANETDDVRLDKWLWAARFYKTRSIAKAMIEGGKVHYNGQRAKTSKIVEIGAVIKLRQGNDEKEVEVLALSDQRRGAPEAQRLYQETEKSIAEREKLAFARKANALSMPHPDRRPNKKERRDLIKFKHINSETV; this is encoded by the coding sequence ATGAAACACGCCAACGAAACGGATGATGTTCGCCTTGACAAATGGCTGTGGGCGGCTCGGTTTTATAAAACCCGAAGCATTGCCAAAGCGATGATCGAAGGCGGCAAGGTGCATTACAATGGTCAGCGTGCCAAAACCAGCAAAATCGTTGAAATTGGTGCAGTGATTAAACTGCGGCAAGGCAACGATGAAAAAGAAGTGGAAGTGTTAGCCTTAAGCGATCAGCGTCGTGGGGCTCCAGAAGCTCAACGGCTCTATCAAGAAACCGAAAAAAGCATTGCGGAGCGAGAAAAACTGGCGTTTGCTCGCAAAGCGAATGCGTTATCCATGCCACATCCAGACCGCCGACCAAACAAAAAGGAACGGCGTGATCTGATTAAATTTAAACATATCAACTCGGAAACTGTATGA
- the rho gene encoding transcription termination factor Rho: MHLTELKNTPVSELVRIGEEQMGLENLARLRKQDIIFAILKQHAKSGEDIFGQGVLEILPDGFGFLRSGDSSYLAGPDDIYVSPSQIRRFNLQTGDSIEGKIRPPKEGERYFALLKVDRVNDDRPEVSRSKILFENLTPLHANSRLRMERGNGSTEDLTARILDLASPIGKGQRGLIVAPPKAGKTVLLQNIAQSITHNYPECVLIVLLIDERPEEVTEMQRSVKGEVIASTFDEPATRHVQVAEMVIEKAKRLVEHKKDVVILLDSITRLARAYNTVTPASGKILSGGVDANALHRPKRFFGAARNVEEGGSLTIIATALVDTGSKMDEVIFEEFKGTGNMELHLSRKIAERRVFPAIDFNRSGTRKEDLLTSPDELQKMWILRKILNPMGEVEAMEFLIDKLMVAKTNDEFFEVMKRS; encoded by the coding sequence ATGCATCTTACAGAATTAAAAAACACACCCGTATCGGAGCTTGTCCGTATCGGTGAAGAACAAATGGGCTTAGAAAATCTAGCTCGCTTACGTAAACAAGATATTATTTTCGCCATTCTTAAACAGCATGCTAAAAGCGGAGAAGACATTTTCGGGCAAGGCGTGTTGGAAATTTTACCCGACGGCTTCGGTTTCTTACGTTCGGGCGACAGTTCTTACTTGGCAGGACCTGATGATATTTACGTTTCACCGAGCCAAATTCGCCGTTTTAACTTACAAACAGGCGACTCGATTGAAGGTAAAATCCGCCCGCCTAAAGAAGGTGAACGTTACTTTGCCCTGCTCAAGGTTGATCGAGTAAACGATGACCGCCCTGAAGTTTCTCGCAGTAAAATCCTTTTCGAAAACCTAACCCCACTTCACGCCAATTCTCGCTTGCGTATGGAACGCGGCAATGGTTCAACCGAAGATTTAACCGCTCGTATTTTGGATTTAGCCTCGCCAATCGGTAAAGGTCAGCGTGGTTTGATCGTAGCTCCGCCAAAAGCGGGTAAAACGGTGTTATTACAAAATATTGCCCAAAGCATCACCCACAACTATCCAGAATGCGTGTTGATCGTATTGCTGATTGACGAACGTCCAGAAGAAGTCACAGAAATGCAGCGTTCTGTGAAAGGCGAAGTGATTGCCTCGACCTTCGATGAGCCAGCCACTCGCCACGTTCAAGTCGCAGAAATGGTAATCGAAAAAGCCAAACGCTTAGTGGAACATAAAAAAGATGTCGTGATTTTGCTCGACTCGATCACTCGTTTAGCTCGTGCATACAACACCGTGACCCCTGCTTCAGGCAAAATTTTATCGGGCGGTGTGGACGCAAACGCTTTACATCGTCCGAAACGTTTCTTTGGTGCAGCACGTAATGTGGAAGAAGGCGGCAGCCTCACTATTATTGCAACTGCCCTTGTCGATACTGGTTCAAAAATGGACGAGGTGATTTTCGAGGAGTTCAAAGGAACGGGTAATATGGAATTACACTTATCGCGTAAAATTGCGGAGCGTCGTGTGTTCCCAGCGATTGATTTCAACCGCTCAGGTACCCGTAAAGAAGACTTACTCACCAGCCCAGATGAGCTGCAAAAAATGTGGATTCTCCGTAAAATTCTTAACCCGATGGGTGAAGTGGAAGCGATGGAGTTTTTAATCGACAAATTGATGGTTGCCAAAACCAACGACGAGTTTTTTGAAGTGATGAAACGTTCGTAA
- a CDS encoding cytochrome-c peroxidase produces MMKILPLVFPLICLSAQTAALEPEPRTMPPTIDKALLGQILFFDKNLSFTGNLNCASCHSPDHAFVDVRETSAQGMVSQGDDPHKFGNRNSPTMMYAKFSPAFHFDEQAKEYVGGQFWDGRAADLQEQAGNPPLDPLEMAMPDKLEVVKRLWQTPMYVNLLTAHYGKDVWKSVETVYAAMEEAISTFQQQKQLLAPFDAKYDKFLQGKAALTEQEEQGRELFFDSQGANCASCHQLQQHVGHFEETFTNYRYYNLGVPKNRRLLSHNQLSDEFVDLGLFANPKVKGDEMQKGKFKVPTLRNVAVTAPYMHNGVFKELRTVLLFLDHYNNPIRKINPETDRLWSEPEYAPTVAHNKLKAKALSDAEIDALEAFLKTLTDERYEALLK; encoded by the coding sequence ATGATGAAAATCTTACCGCTTGTTTTCCCGCTTATCTGTCTCTCCGCCCAAACCGCGGCCCTTGAGCCAGAACCCCGCACGATGCCGCCCACGATTGATAAAGCATTGCTTGGACAAATCTTGTTTTTTGATAAAAATCTCTCTTTTACTGGCAACTTAAATTGTGCCAGCTGCCACAGCCCCGACCACGCTTTTGTCGATGTACGAGAAACATCAGCACAGGGAATGGTGTCACAAGGCGATGATCCGCACAAATTCGGCAATCGTAACAGCCCCACGATGATGTATGCCAAATTCTCGCCTGCCTTTCATTTTGATGAACAAGCGAAAGAATATGTTGGTGGGCAATTTTGGGACGGACGTGCGGCAGATTTGCAAGAACAGGCAGGAAACCCACCGCTTGATCCCCTCGAAATGGCGATGCCTGATAAATTAGAGGTCGTCAAACGATTATGGCAAACGCCGATGTACGTCAATTTGCTAACTGCACATTATGGAAAGGATGTGTGGAAAAGCGTAGAAACAGTTTATGCGGCAATGGAAGAGGCAATATCGACTTTTCAGCAGCAGAAGCAACTACTCGCGCCTTTCGATGCCAAGTATGACAAGTTTCTGCAAGGCAAAGCGGCATTAACCGAGCAAGAAGAACAAGGGCGAGAGTTGTTTTTCGATTCTCAGGGTGCGAATTGTGCGAGCTGTCATCAGTTGCAGCAACATGTGGGGCATTTTGAAGAAACGTTTACCAATTATCGCTATTACAACCTTGGTGTACCGAAAAATCGCCGGCTTTTGAGCCACAATCAACTGTCTGATGAATTTGTCGATCTCGGTTTGTTTGCCAATCCGAAAGTGAAGGGCGATGAAATGCAAAAAGGCAAATTCAAAGTACCAACGCTCCGCAATGTCGCTGTAACCGCACCTTATATGCACAATGGCGTGTTTAAAGAACTGCGAACCGTGCTGCTGTTTTTGGATCATTACAACAATCCCATTCGCAAAATTAATCCCGAAACTGACCGCTTGTGGAGCGAGCCAGAATACGCCCCAACCGTCGCCCATAACAAGCTAAAAGCCAAAGCATTGAGCGATGCAGAAATTGATGCATTAGAAGCCTTTTTAAAAACGCTAACAGATGAGCGGTATGAGGCCTTATTGAAGTAA
- the lpxC gene encoding UDP-3-O-acyl-N-acetylglucosamine deacetylase, protein MIKQRTLKQATKVTGIGLHSGKKVTLTLRPAPANTGIIYARTDLDPVVYFPASADAIRDTQLCTCMINDEGVRISTVEHLNAAMSALGLDNLIVEVDASEIPIMDGSSSPFIYLLLDAGIEEQDAAKKFIRIKETVRVEEGDKWAEFKPYNHGLKLDFTIDFTHPMITKEVRNYKMDFSAQHFIQQLSRARTFTFMKDVEYLQSIGLALGGSLDNAIVLDEYRILNEDGLRFKDELVRHKMLDAIGDLFMCGYNILGDFSAYKSGHGLNNKLLRAVLANENAWEFVTFDDKATVPQGYQVQEQVFI, encoded by the coding sequence ATGATTAAACAAAGAACACTGAAACAAGCTACGAAGGTAACTGGTATCGGTTTACATAGCGGTAAAAAAGTAACCTTGACTTTGCGTCCAGCTCCTGCAAATACAGGGATTATTTACGCACGCACTGATCTTGATCCTGTCGTTTACTTTCCTGCAAGTGCAGATGCTATCCGCGATACCCAACTTTGCACCTGTATGATTAACGATGAAGGGGTACGTATCTCAACCGTTGAGCATCTAAATGCAGCAATGTCTGCATTAGGTTTAGATAACTTAATCGTTGAAGTAGATGCCTCTGAAATTCCGATTATGGACGGAAGCTCAAGCCCATTTATTTATCTCTTACTAGATGCAGGTATTGAAGAACAAGATGCGGCGAAAAAATTCATCCGCATCAAAGAAACTGTTCGAGTAGAAGAAGGCGACAAATGGGCGGAGTTTAAACCTTACAATCACGGTTTAAAATTAGATTTCACTATTGATTTTACTCACCCAATGATCACTAAAGAGGTGCGTAACTATAAGATGGATTTCTCTGCACAGCACTTTATTCAACAATTAAGCCGTGCGAGAACATTCACCTTTATGAAGGACGTGGAATATCTGCAATCTATCGGTTTAGCGTTGGGGGGCAGTTTAGATAACGCCATCGTACTAGATGAATACCGCATTTTGAATGAGGACGGTTTACGCTTTAAAGATGAACTAGTTCGCCACAAAATGCTTGATGCGATTGGTGATTTATTTATGTGTGGCTACAACATTTTAGGTGATTTTTCCGCCTATAAATCAGGCCATGGCTTAAATAATAAATTGTTGCGAGCGGTACTTGCTAATGAAAATGCTTGGGAATTTGTGACATTCGACGACAAAGCCACTGTTCCACAAGGTTACCAAGTGCAGGAACAAGTATTTATCTAA
- the ftsZ gene encoding cell division protein FtsZ encodes MFEPIYEATQDAVIKVIGVGGGGGNALNHMVTTQSEDVGSVEFFSVNTDAQVLRSSTVRNTIQIGATVTKGLGAGADPNVGHQAAEEDRDALTNMLAGADMVFIAVGMGGGTGTGAAPVIAEIAKSQGALTVGIVTKPFSFEGRKRSSYAEQGIKELAKHVDSLIIIQNDKLLKVLPKNVKFNEAFGVANDVLRNAVLGITDMITSEGLVNVDFADVKKVMSEMGRAMMGTGIAEGENRAENAAKEAVASPLLEDVDLSGAKGILVNISSGFDIELAEVNTIMEYVTSFADPDAAIIFGSAFYPEMEGKIRVTLVATGIGQPEEIAPPKMVGYPQHQASMQSQQVAQPAQVAGQPPFMNTMGGYQQPSQFGQQQQATSKPQQVDQQQMWSPNSIPGFMRNGQ; translated from the coding sequence ATGTTTGAACCTATTTATGAAGCAACGCAAGATGCGGTAATTAAGGTTATCGGTGTCGGTGGCGGTGGCGGTAATGCCTTAAATCATATGGTTACCACCCAATCAGAAGATGTGGGGAGTGTTGAGTTTTTTTCAGTAAACACAGATGCACAAGTTCTGCGTAGTAGTACTGTTCGTAATACGATTCAGATTGGTGCAACAGTAACTAAAGGTTTAGGGGCAGGAGCCGATCCTAATGTAGGTCATCAAGCAGCAGAAGAAGATCGTGATGCATTAACAAATATGCTAGCTGGTGCGGATATGGTGTTTATTGCTGTTGGCATGGGAGGTGGTACTGGTACTGGTGCTGCCCCAGTGATTGCAGAAATTGCAAAAAGCCAAGGTGCATTGACAGTCGGTATCGTGACTAAACCGTTTTCTTTTGAAGGACGAAAACGCTCAAGCTATGCTGAACAAGGCATTAAAGAGCTAGCTAAACACGTTGATTCTCTGATTATTATTCAAAATGATAAATTATTAAAAGTCTTACCTAAGAATGTAAAATTTAATGAAGCTTTTGGAGTGGCGAATGATGTATTGCGTAATGCAGTTTTAGGCATTACAGATATGATTACTTCAGAAGGTTTAGTAAACGTTGACTTTGCTGACGTAAAAAAAGTGATGTCAGAAATGGGGCGTGCAATGATGGGAACTGGAATTGCTGAGGGCGAAAATCGAGCAGAAAATGCAGCAAAAGAAGCAGTGGCAAGCCCATTATTAGAAGATGTGGATCTTTCAGGAGCAAAAGGGATATTAGTAAATATTTCATCAGGTTTTGATATTGAACTTGCAGAAGTCAATACGATTATGGAATATGTAACCAGCTTTGCAGATCCTGATGCGGCAATTATTTTTGGTTCTGCGTTCTATCCAGAAATGGAAGGCAAAATTCGAGTGACATTAGTTGCAACGGGCATTGGTCAACCTGAAGAAATTGCACCACCTAAAATGGTAGGTTATCCACAGCATCAAGCGAGTATGCAATCACAACAAGTTGCACAACCAGCACAAGTAGCAGGTCAGCCTCCTTTTATGAACACGATGGGTGGCTATCAACAACCGAGCCAGTTTGGTCAGCAGCAACAAGCCACATCAAAACCACAACAAGTGGATCAACAACAAATGTGGTCGCCAAATTCAATTCCTGGATTTATGCGTAATGGGCAGTAA
- the ftsA gene encoding cell division protein FtsA → MTKVAESKIVVGLEIGTHKVVAVVGEVLPDGVINVIGSGVSPSKGVQGGGVVDLDATVSSIQRAIEEAESISECKIMGVTLALSGAHIVGLNENGTVPLSGTVTNDDLDNAIHIARSIKLPDGLETLHIIPQEYKVDRLPATKNPIGLSGMRLNAQAHIIACHNDWLRNLKNAVERSKLKIDQIVFSGLASSYSVLTEDEKELGVCLIDIGGGTMDILVYTDGALRFSKVIPFGGNNVTDYIAQIFTTSRPDAEKIKVQYGSAMSPPTNFPEKKIEMAGLGGRTPRTFTKAQLSNYTAQCYHDLLSVVNNELIQLRNELYQKGIKQELIAGIVLTGGGSQIEDIVECAKSVFGSQVRVGYPLNITGLTDYVSKPQYATVLGLLQYSHYNDSESGASGEISETFGSIFDKCRRGGKKLVNFLKSNF, encoded by the coding sequence ATGACAAAAGTAGCAGAGTCAAAAATCGTTGTTGGTTTAGAAATCGGTACACATAAAGTGGTGGCCGTTGTGGGTGAAGTGTTGCCTGATGGTGTAATCAATGTAATTGGTTCAGGTGTTAGCCCATCGAAAGGTGTGCAAGGCGGGGGAGTTGTTGATTTAGATGCCACAGTAAGTTCCATTCAACGAGCGATTGAAGAGGCTGAATCGATCTCGGAATGTAAAATTATGGGGGTGACATTAGCATTATCAGGGGCACATATTGTTGGATTAAATGAAAATGGCACCGTACCACTTTCAGGTACGGTGACAAATGATGATTTAGATAATGCAATTCATATTGCCCGTTCTATTAAATTACCTGACGGATTGGAAACACTTCATATTATTCCGCAAGAATATAAAGTTGATCGTCTTCCTGCGACGAAAAATCCAATTGGATTATCGGGAATGCGATTAAATGCTCAGGCCCATATTATTGCGTGTCACAATGACTGGCTACGTAATTTAAAAAATGCGGTTGAGAGAAGCAAATTAAAAATTGATCAAATTGTTTTCTCTGGCTTGGCCTCAAGCTATTCTGTTTTAACAGAAGATGAAAAAGAGTTAGGCGTTTGCTTAATTGATATTGGCGGCGGCACAATGGATATTTTAGTTTATACCGACGGAGCATTACGATTTAGTAAAGTAATTCCATTCGGGGGGAATAACGTAACCGATTATATTGCTCAAATATTTACCACTTCTCGTCCAGATGCAGAAAAAATAAAAGTACAATATGGCAGTGCAATGTCTCCACCAACCAATTTCCCTGAGAAAAAAATTGAAATGGCGGGATTAGGTGGACGAACACCGCGAACTTTTACAAAGGCTCAGTTGTCAAATTATACTGCACAGTGTTATCACGATTTATTAAGTGTTGTAAACAATGAATTAATACAATTACGTAACGAATTGTATCAAAAAGGTATAAAACAAGAATTAATTGCAGGAATTGTATTAACGGGTGGTGGTTCTCAAATAGAAGATATTGTAGAATGTGCAAAATCTGTCTTTGGTTCACAAGTCCGAGTCGGTTATCCGCTCAATATCACAGGATTAACTGACTATGTAAGTAAACCGCAATATGCCACTGTACTAGGGTTATTACAATATAGCCACTATAACGATTCAGAATCGGGTGCAAGCGGTGAAATTAGTGAAACGTTCGGTAGTATCTTTGATAAGTGTCGCCGTGGCGGGAAAAAATTAGTTAATTTTTTAAAATCCAATTTTTAA